The following nucleotide sequence is from Clupea harengus chromosome 17, Ch_v2.0.2, whole genome shotgun sequence.
TCAAACTCACGTTGCGAGTTGACTGTTCGGCATCggtttttctcctttcctttttaaATATTCTTCACGCGAATATCCATTTGAATCCTCGTCGCCACTGTAATGTTTCCGTGTGTCGATTGTTGTTTGTTCAATAACGAGACAGTTAGATTGATTTGGATGCTTTACTGACGGACATCACTTGCATGCATCTGCTTCATACATCAGGCGGAACTGTACTGCTCTTGTCCACTAGTGGGTGCTTACGTCACTACGCAGACAGCGTATCTCAACATCACAGCGAGTGTAACAGCAGCCAGCAGGTACCGTTCTGTGCATGAGTAAACCTCACTTTCAAACACTTTAGGAAATGCGCTAGTGATagacgctagcacccatgggctTTAGCCTCCTTACTTGTAGGCCCACCTCCCATGTTCGAGGCTGCACAGTTCAAGTCTGGTGTAGGACTCCTAAACACGCAGGGTACACCTGAACCAACACAGAGTTCTGGGACTTTTATTGGATATGCCTAATCACATCAAACAGGTGGACCACATCCCCTGTACCTGACAAACTATTGCCTGAaggggaaacagagggagagaaagaggaaaaagaagagacATCATACCCTAGTGAGGGTCGTGACATTACAGTCTTCAACAGTGTTTTCTCTTGCATGGGTTGTCAGACACAAGGTGTTGCAGTGAGAGATTTTTACAAAGAAAATGCATTCTCATTGGTGTTCTTTTCTGCTCCTTTGTTGGCATCATTGCATTAGCTCTGCATTCCCCTGCACGGACACTGGAACTAACCAGAGGCAGTGCGTTCCATTGGGCAAGGCAGGCAGTTGCCCAGGGCCTCGGCCACCAGGGGGGCCTcgtcatagttttttttttaagaattaaaataaatcacTTGTCACGCTAGACACTTTCAAAAAGCAGCTTAAAACCtatctttttaccaaagcattttattaatattattaattttctgtggggttgatactaactgtaactttcactatttttattatttcagaagggttttattacttttattccttttataccttttatcatgattttagtaattcaagaagcctatcggaacatcaggttctgatacgatattaatcattatttaactccatgtattgctcttgctgcttgcttttattgattttatgtaaagcactttgaactgcaattcttgtacgaaatgtgctatataaataaagtcttacttacttacttactgcAAACGAAGGACAATTTATAATAATCCTGAAAACACGAttcttttattttatgtatcGGCCTGAAATGTATCTTAAATCCATCATGGAACAAATGATTCCACGTCACGTGACGTTTCTGTCACGGAAAATGTGTCgtgtggttgcgtgtgtggTCGCAAAGTTAAGCATGAAACGATTTCTAAGTGgcagtgagaaaagaaagaggaaaagggaggatGGGAATTTCAGGGAGAAATTACCTAAGGTAACACAATATTTCCAATCAACGAATTTGTCCGTGGAAGTGGAAGACATTTCTGATAATGTTTCAAGTGAATCTGATAATGTTGATAAGTGCTGTTGAGCCAAGTTTAGCTAATGCTAGCAGCAGCAGACAAACAGCTACTAGagtttctcatctgggattcgttcttaactaagacttataataataataataataataataataaataaatacgagaatatttgtatcattaacaataacgtttcacatttatagtcatgattctacgaggcatcgtggtGCACTACAccaacactgcaaatgtaagtgaataaataaataagctcTAAACTCAATctcgtggatatagccatagtggaatagaatggacacatctacattctgcaatagtacctccacctctacaccggtgaagttaggtatgcgtttactcgaccggtgcttgctttccgctttgacatgattttgatcagtctgaagttgctttcctGTTGCCTTTGGATTGTGcacacacgtctcttcagttgcatgcccttataaggagatggcggggcgtttctgtatgaaaattcaggtgcacgagaatgcaagttcaatttaagaatcagtgcacagctacggacagagaagaagatatttaagaagacacttaagaaaatgttcgagaatgaggcccattgttttgATAAAGTAATCAAAAGGTTACACTACTATTACACTGCACTCAAAACCTCATAATTCAAATAATTTACAACTGTTTTTACAAGTCATCTATTCACAATAAATGCCAGTTTCACATAACATGgctcattaagtgtgtgtgtgtgtgtgggtctgggtgggtgtggggttggCGGGGATTGGTGCTCTGGTGGGGTGGATTGGGTGGGGGGGGCCTCAAAATTATTCTTTGCCCAGAGCCTCCAATTTGCTAAAACCGCCCTGGGAACTAACAGTTACATCCGTTGTTAAAATAATTGTGCCGTGAACAGGAAACTGTGGCCTTTGTGACGTGCAAAAAAACTCTCTAAAACAGATTTCTCAGAAATCTGTATCACAGTTATGAGACTATTTGCTATAGGCCTATTTTATTATGAATCTCAGAGCAAGTCTTTTTCATGAGTTAGTTTGAAATCCCAGGTATACTTCTTCAGTTTTATATGCAATATTACAAATAAACACCACATGAATTATTTCACTATATACGCATGATGGACCAACTATTAAAGGCAACTGAAAAAATTGATTTTAAACATACCAGTTAATTCACCATTGGCCCCAATGGTTGGGAGCCCTTTAAGTTGTCCTCTGCAGCACAATGAGTCAAAAGGTTAAATGTGTTCTGTACAAGCAAGGAAGTTATGATCATCTGATACTGAAAAATGCACAACTTGAGTGTACTTAACCTGCGAAGATGAAATAATCATTCTTCAGGTCGCACCCCAAGAATTTTGCAAAGCTAAGAAGAGAAACCAGGATAGTACAGGTATAGAACGAATATTACAATGGAATTGCCTATTTCTCAGAACAATGGTATTATGTCACTCTTAATCACACTCACCCATCACTGGACTGAGTTGTTTCTTGACCATTTGCACAATGATACACGGCATCTTTCAAAACACTGAAAGCTGCCGTGGAAACCACGACTagaaacacaaaaatacactgaAAAGTTGGTGTCACATGATCATTCTGCTCCCTCCAAAGGCAAGGGTGCATCCCATTTATCTTATTTTACTATATTGTATTTTACTTCCTTTAGTTTTTCACCTTTTGTTTAGCCAAAACTAAGCTCTCAGTCTCATTAAACTTGCATGACACAGTGCTCTTTTGTGAATTActcaaaaaacaaaagcaagatCAATGTATAATTGGCTAGTTATTTGTAcaaatattattaaaaaaaaacttacaagagagaaagagaaatcctCTGATCATGTTCCTTGCTACTTACTACTTCACCCAATCACTGTGTAATGATGTTGTCAAGCAATTTTACTGGGAAATCTCTAGTTATACTCTTGACCAGTAATAACACCTTTCATTTGTTTCCTGTCCATATGATCTTCACTGAAACTGAACCACCCATataaaacaggaagagaaagaggaacagaaatGGCAAGTCTTCTTGTCCTCAAATGGGGGTTAGGGTGATCACATAGTGATGTGACCATAGTGCTGCCCAGTTGTGTGCAGATGGTGGGTTTGTGTgggagatcaaatgcaacagacATCAAAAGAAATTGATTATGTTGATGGGTCTATCAAACTTGCGGACTATAATTGCAAGACAACACATAGGTGTCCCCTTTCACAAGCAGTAGGAGGAACACAAAAGTATTGCGAGCGTATGCAAAACTATTCCGTGGGAATGCAATAGCAGCTCAGAAAAGAATCACCATCATAACCTGTAGGTGACATTTGTTTTACAGTCATTGCAAggccttgatggttttattggaaatctgtaGTTAACAGGAGAAATCTTGTGTTCAAAGTTCAAAAGATACtattaaacaatagtatttgaatataaatatacttaatttgtgttgattctacattcATTCTGTGATTTTACATCATTATTATAAGAATCATTTTGAATTGGTTTCTTCTATTTCAttgattgacagcactaatttgtATAGCTATGGCAATCAATTTTCAAACACTGCACTGATTTCATTGATTAAAAATCACTTTGCTTTATTTATGGACCTATGCAAATTGCACCCTCATGACAAAAACTCAGTCCAAATCGATAAAGAGCTCAAAAGGaaaaagggaaggaaggaacaAAAGACAGGTgaaggagatgaaagagaggaagagatcatgtgttcacacacacagaacaagaggaagagatcatgtgttcacacacacagaacgagaggaagagatcatgtgttcacacacacagaacgaggGGAAGAGATCATGTGTTCACACACGAAGAACTAACTAAGATCTAAGAACTAAGAACTAAGTTCTCTCCCTTTGGACCCTATTCTACCCCAGCAGGCCAAGCAGCATGCCACAACGGAGatcccacttcctgtttgactATAGTAAttagacaaaacacacaaacacactgtacaaGATAACTGTTCATAATAACATAATATCAGTTCACCTGTGCAGAAATCCAGATCACTGTTAAACGTCAACAGTCTGCTGGTTAAAGTAGATTTCCTCCCTCACTCCGTGAAGAGACTGAGGAACTTATTCATGCATTGACacttatttcattatttacaaACAGTTTCCCACACTGTATGAATAACCAGACTCATTATGGCTGTGATGACTGTCACGCTGTGACTGCTGACCAAAGGCTGTGGTTGATGATGCTTGGCTCCGTGACGAGTGTCCTGCCCTGAAAGACCGGATGGGTTCCTATGTGAAAGAGTATTTACCAACTTTCTTCCTACTTTGTGTAGATGAAATATGTTTATTGGGAACTAAATTGAAAGGCTTGAAATGTAACTGCAACTAGTTAAACTAATACATATCTAGAGCTCAAGCCTGGCACTTAAAATATGACAAACATGCTTCTTGTCCTACATTAAACCAATCTGTGATTTACTGGGAAGTAAAAGTGTTTAATTGTCTCCAGTAAAGACCATGTAAGGAGACAACAGTTACGGAAATGATTGAATACTCCAGGCCGCTTGTTGTTCTAGGACGTAGCAAATCAGCCGCTGCTTCTCACTCCTAGGGCATAAACAGCACACTGATATAAAGTATTTAGAGTAGGTTAAGATATTTTTTGTAACTCTTGAAGGAAATAAGGGGCGCACATAAAATAGGGAGACAGATAACCTTTGAACTGTGATTCCAGAGTTTTATAATGACTTTGTAGTGACTTATTTCTTACTGACAATGGCCAACAATACAAAAGACCTGCGAAGAATAtagagatagatatagagagtAGTTCCTCTCTTGTGGAATAAAACATTAAGAATGATTTCTATCATTAATAATTGTATTGAGTAAACCTACAGTAGATCCATATCAAGTAGGTGTACACATGAAATACTGCTCTTTTTCCTAACCGGAATGAGAAAGAAGAGTGGGACATGGTGGCTCTGCATCCAGCTCTGTGGCTTTGAGCTCGAGTGGCTAATTAAAAAGGTCGATCCAAGAGAACAGAGCCTGAGTTTAGAACTGGATTGTTGGGCTTGTGCAATGATGTTGAGTTAAACCCCCCAACCTGAACACACCCTGTGTTTTCACAAGATATAATTATCTAACAACATATGTCGCTTAATAACTGAACACAGCCGGTGGGAATTCCTTTGAATCCATTCGATGACTAACAAGCCAGACAACATGCCATAAGAGGGTTTCCGCCTAGTGCTCACGAAGAATCATACCACCCCTCCCATGTGTGCTTACGGCACGAGACAGAATTCCCTGGCACTGTCACATGTAGGGCTAGTTTACCGGTGCGGAAGTACAGGCCATAGTTTGAATAGTCAGTCAGAATATGAATCTACATCAGCAGTGTGAATAAGGACATATTAAGTACGCAATAAGTATTTAAACTATTGCTGCACATAGATCGTATAGCAGACGCCTCTTCAGGTGCATGGATCAATAGCTTTTTATTGCCGCTGTCAGCCAAAAGCTGCATTTGATTATGTCATGTGGGTAGAGTCACCTAGGGAGTGGCTTCAGCTGCAGGTTACTTCTGAGAAGAGACTCAACCCTTcttctctaattctctctctagGACTGGGAATGAACAACTGGAGTCCACTTCTTCCTACATTTCCTTGCTTGTAGGAGCTTCTCAAACATGTTATTTCACCTACAGTTGATGGAAACACACATTCTGACACAGGAGAAGTGAAGTGGTGAATAATGTGAGAGATTACACTTTATAAAGTGGTAAGTACACTTCAGCTCAGTTCAGAACAAAATGTTCTTTTAAGCAGGGTTATTGTGATACAGTGAGCTGTAGATTGTTGAAATATCAACAGATCACACAGTGGCTTTGCTTCATGTCTGAGAAAACTTAAAGAAAAGTACAACAGAAGTTAGATGAAGCAATACTGAGGTTGAATAACTTCACAGCTATGGTTCTTTCATATGTCATACTTCATATCCATACATTCCATATGCATTCAAGTCCTTTTTATATGCATATGTTTTATCAGACGTATCCTGGAGAGTGTAAACTGTAGGTTCTTCCTTATCAGGGTGTTATATAAGTGTGTCAGATGTCAGAATTTTGCTATGGTTTATTGCGTTTTATCTGATGGCGCCAACCCAGAGGTTACTGTGAACAGGTTAAATATTCTGAGCTCTGtactttgtatgtgtttgctaATTATATGGTGTTTAAAGAAGGACTGTGTTTGCAACTGTGTGTAATAAAATATGCAAAATGTAGTATTGAAACTATAATGACTTACATCTAATGCAAAAGAAGACCTTGACCTAAAAATACTGAGAAAGGTGTTTCTGACTATATTGTGTTTATAATgcatttataatataatataatataatataatacattcaTGTTTTCAGCAGCAGGCATGAATCTATCTACACTATGAGCATGGTGTCTCTGATCCTAGTAGACACAGCAGTTTTGGATCCAAACGTCCAAGACACTGAGGCATTGAATGGGAGGATGGGTGCGGAGAGTCGGTTCACTAAAAAGCGATGGGCTCTTACAGTGATCGGACTGGTCCTGTACATAGGAGACATTGGCACTGATTTTTTCCTGGGAGCCAAGTATCTGCGAGATGGACACATCGTCTGGGGCACACTGACGTtcctgtttgtgctgtgtgcatccgtatgcacacagacattcagcTACAGGTGGTTTAACGATGACAAGAATGACACAGAGGAGTCCTGGGAACTCATCACCGGGCTTCACATCATGCAGATGGGAATCTTCACCAGGTACAGTACCTCAGAACATCTCAGAATATCTCAGACTAGGACTCGGACTAGGACTAGACTCGGACTAGTCAAGGGACTGTGTTATTCAGGTTTGTTAAAgtttcagtgtttcagtttcagttaaAACAAATTCAATCCATTTTGCCTGCAAGGCATACTGGAAATGCTATTGCGTAACacacgtgtctctgtgtgtgtgtgtgtatgtgtatgtgtgcatgtgttaacaCATGCTGGTTAGGTATGACTCAGAGGAAGTGTAAAAGGCAAAGCATGTGAAAAATGCTCTGGTTGACGTGGTGACATACTAGAAGCTCAACCTCAGGTCAGGAAAGTTCAACCAGATAAAATGTTGTATcagtgaataaacacacacacagcttgtgcTGGTGATCATGAGGTCCAAAACTACCACACTACTCATTTCTTTGCCCTCTGAGCTACAGTGGACTGAAAGGATATCTGTTAAAGGTAGCCTTCAGGCTACAATTCGGGTGAAAGGTTATTGATATTTGATTTCAACAGATATTTAAATGATACCCCTTCCTTCCCTGCGCCAGAAGAATTGTTGATTGGCTAGCATTGTTTGTCTGTCCGAGCTACTTTCTGTTTCCCATTAAcaaagccaggactgtgtatgaacaccagaatttttgagcacatacacaccccaaaACTGAAAATTTCACTAaaggtgtattggattagagTCACAGACTGACCTTAAATCTACCTCAAATCACCTGTGCAGTGCATGAGAGTGTCTGGGTCTGTCCTGTCACCTGAAGGTATTTCAAACTGCTGAAGAAAAGCTTCCAAGTGGTCGTCAACAATGACGAGGGGAGCCACCTCATGCTGTTTCACCTGGCCACGGATCTGAGCATGCTCCGTCTGTTCGAGGCCTTCTTGGAGAGTGTGCCacagctcctgctgcagctctACATCCTCCTCCTGGGCCACGGACACGCCTCAGCCCTGCAGTGTAAGGAACACACTTCTgtttaaacacagacactcctcAGCCCTGCACTGTAAGGAACACACTTCTgtttaaacacagacactcctcGGCCCTGCAGTGTAAGGAACACACTTCTGTTTAAATACCACCGGGCCTCACAAGGGCTTGAATCAGCAGTGTAACATTATATCAATCAGCATTGTACCGGAAGTAAAGACCAACAAATAAGAAAAAGTTGTGTTCAATTggattcatttacatttatgcaATCCTTCTCACTACATATAAAGTAATTTATTGAAGTCACCAGTAACTACAAACAAGGACATACTTCTACATCACTGGagtttgtgtgggggtgtttgagCCTATCACTAATATGCCTTGCACTGAGTCTATGCCTAGCACAGCATGAACTCTAAATGgtccaacacaaaaaaaaaaatatgtgattgtgtctatgtgtgtgtgattgtgtgttatttgtgcagATATCACCATGGTTGCGTCCTTCCTCAACGTTGCCTGGGCCTTGGTGGACTACCAGCGCTGCCTCAGAAGGTCTCTCACAGACCTAAAGGAGATGCAATCTGGTCTGCCCACTGTAGTTTACCTACTCTACAAGCTGTTCACCATCAGCACTCGGGTCTTCAGCTTCAGTCTCCTCCTCGCGTTGAGTCCCCTCAGCATGTTCTTCATGGCCCTGGTGTGGTTATTGGGCACGGCTTGGGCTTTTGTTCTCCGCACGGACTTTTGCACCACCACAGCTCTTGAGGTGATGTATCGCACCATCGTCGGGGTCATCCTGGTCTTCACCTTCTTCAACGTCAAAGGACAGAACACAAGAGTGTCCATGATGGTGTACTACTTGTTCTACGTCTTGGTAAACCTCTccgctcccctcctcctgtACGTGTTTAAACCAGACGTCCTGAGGTATGAGTATGGCACCACGGCCATCGTGACGGGCCTGTGCATAGGACTGGGCCTACTGTGTCTCTACTATAGGTTCTGCCACCCGCGGAAAGCGATAGAAGTGCAGCTCAATGACCAAGTGGATGGGATGGAGGGACAGGAGGCGGGGTCAGACACGTCATCACGAATGGGACTCTTTCTACAGATCTGATAGGCTTTGATGTTTTTCTAAGTACTTTAAGTCACTGTGACTGTTATTTGGTTGAAGGAATGTGCAATTATTTATATTACAAACATTTTCCCTGCATTTGAACTTTTTAAGCATACTCACTAAGCTACTCAGACTAGTGAAGGCATTTTTCTTCTGGAGTATGTGACTGATATGACTGTTTATGACGGGGCTGAAGGACTTCGGCATTATTCATATTAGTTACATTTCACATGGATTTTAATATAACTGAGCTTCTGTGACCAATTAAGACTAACACAAATACTATATCACTTAGTTTCACTTTAAATATGTGCTTCAATACATTTCTGTGCTTCTGGGTTATAGGCAGATAGATTTTAGATCCCATGATCTCAACATCTAGTGCATTGGTGGTTATTCCCAACCATTGCAAAACACTGGACAGGTGATTCCACTAGTGAACACTAGGTGGCGGCATTGTTTAAAGTCAACATTTATAGTCAGAAGTTTCAGTCACCTTCCCAGAGAGATAAGTCAGATTTAGTTGCTCAACACTCATTCTATAAATGTGACAGAAGTTTTGCATGGATTTATAGTTTGATTGGTTTATTCTATGTAAAGGAAATACATTTTAGttcttatttatttgttcttcTTCAGTCAGTATCATAACTGTATATTAATGTACGGCTCCAAAATAGAGGTATTCTACAGTGTTGAATGTGTGAACTGTCATGACTTTATAACCTCTGAATGGCCCAACAAATTAAACTAACCAAAGAGTGAATTGACGACAACAGTGAGTTCATGGACAAACACATGACCTTACCAGCTCACCACGCTGACCTGGATCTCTTCTGAGTCCAGAAGAAAACACGAGCACGTCATTCCTGAGCTAATTTTTACGATAACAAACCCATCTAATTTTGTTTTGACTACCAGCAAAATATTGTGCAAGCCAgctgagggaggaagggggggagaaagaaggggaaagagagggatggagagagaaggaagaagagagaaggaaggagagagagggagtgagagagagagaatgaaaagagggagagaggagtgagagggtgcTGGTCTCCCTCTGGCCTCCATCCTGACatgtgtggtggtggagggtgaGCTCACCTGCGAGGCATGCTGACAAACCACAGATTCCTGAAACAGTAGTTAGCCTTCAAATAAACACCCGCATTTTTCCAGCGCATGATGGCAGCcttttccttgtttatttaaggaagaaagagaaaaaaaggggagcgggagagagagagagagagagaaaaagaattgCGCAGCACTTAAACTTTCATCTGACCGTTGTCTCCTGTCAGAAGCACTCTATAAAACGGCGAGCCCTTCGTGAAGAAATGGTGCCATGGCAAACCACCAGCAAATTGTTGCAACGATGGCGCTCGCTCTCGGGTTTGGCGCGCTGCTGTTGCGGCGCTGGCCGAGGGACTTATGCCTTTTCCATACGTGTTTGAAATGAgggaaatgaagaaaaaaagacctcCTTCATCTCTTGTGTATTCTCAGGCTCGTGCCAAACGCAGAGGAGAGaggtctgtttttttgtgtgtatttttcaccACATCGCTCAGTTTGGCTGCTTCTGGCCCGCTGGCCTTTGTAGAGGTTAACACAGTTGTCTTTGGCTGTGAGGCTTACAGTCTTCGAGTGAAAGCAGGCCTATGTCCTCTGCCAAGCCAGAGCCAAGTGGTCACAGTGGCCCCCCAGCATTGGATGGGTCCCCACCCTACATGGCCCTGGGCCTCTGAGTCCCTACATACATATAATTGGGGTGTGCGGGGGGCAGATTATTATCTGTAATAATTATGGTCCTGAGGAGTATGCCCCCTTACCTAGAAATGTGGACAAAACAACTATAGCAGCATGAACAGCTGCCTAGTAAATATCTAAATGTAGACTATGTTCATAGCGTCTGGCTGGTAGTAACTCCAAAGGCTGGCCCTCCCAAGCTTTGGTCCTTTGTGTTGGGCTTCACAGAGCTGTGAGGGGAACCATCCCGcctcacccaccccctcccccccaagcACCTGTGAGCAAGGATGTGTGCTGTACTTATTTATCATCAACATGCCAAAATAAAagccttcacccccccccccccctctgtgggCTCTATGTGTCCTACACTTCCACGGGTTCAGCAGGCTGCCTTAAAAGCCAGGATCACATTTTATGGGCACGGGAGAAGACGCTGTATTTCTGGCCGTGCGGTcctcttcagctctctctcagccctgtcCTCCTGATTGGCCTCGCATGCCTTTTGTTGCAttcattcaggtgtgtgtgccagatTTAAGTCACTTTGAATACTGGCAGagtcgttgtgtgtgtgaagcaccgCTTCGGTCTCTGACAGTAAGAAAGCAGTAATGGGAGGATAAAACATCGGGCCACTCAAAGACTGCAGCACTTAATTCCACAGCGACGGGGCTGAGCCTTTAATATTCAACAGCCCTGTCCAGTAATATATGCTTCTTAATCGCAGAGAATCCCCAGGTTGAACGTAATAATTGTGAGTTTCTACAGCACTGGCCGCTCACCAAAAACTAGTATTTGTGTAGCTGCGTATTACTTCCATCATCCATCACCTGTGGATCTCTAATGAATAAGCTCTATATTAGTCTATATTACATCAACAAACTAAAGCTGGGCCCAGAGTTACTTCATGTTGGATAAGCCTGCAACACTGTGTCCTGTCATTAACGCatcccacacagcacagcacagcacagctctgaCTGCAAGCTTTTAATGGTTTGCATTAACATAAAACATGCTTTAAACGTCAATGCTCCCCTCGACCGCTCTCTTccccacacagaaacataaaaagTCTTATCATGCTCgtttcctgtgagtgtgtgtgtgtgtgtgtgtgtttatgtatgtgcaaagtgcgtgtgttggggggggggggggggggttggtcaGAAATGGGGCATACCAGCTTGCACTTACCACAATTTGTACAGACACAATAAACCAGCGCTCCGGCCTTTGGTCTGGCTGTTTTTCATTACGGCTTCAAAGTCCATATAAGCCATGATTAATGAGGGGCCGAGATGCGGCGTGTCTTTAATTATTACGGCTGAGACTGCCACAGCGCGGCGGGCAGAGATACATTAGCGGCACCGGCGATCTGTACATGTCGGCCGAGCACAACCGGAACTTGACGTGATGCGGGGATTTGCCTCACTGCTGGAGAATTCCCTCAGAACCAAGCCAAGCCAGGGcagttgtgtagtgttgtgtgtgtgtgtgtgtgtgtgtgtgtgtgtgtgtttgtgtatgtgtatgtgtgtgtgtgtgtgtgtgtgtgtgtgtgtgtgtgtgtgtgtgtgtgtagtcgggAACGAAGGGCACAGGGAGTTCTTTAATCATGGAACACATGCTGGTAAATGAACGTAGTCAGTGACGGATTGTACGATGAGGAGAGGTTTAATTAAATCCAATCCGTTCTGAGCTGATCAGAGAGTGgcattgcattttttttgtttcttttctttcttccttttctttcttttttttttcctcctggaGGTTCTCCAAATAAAGTCCACATGCAACAGCCGAAGAACTGCAGATTGTTTTCCCTCGTTTTCATGCACTGTTTTATGGAGCCACGGCTGAATAATGGCCCTGCAGTGGTGGCAGCTGTGATATCTTAACCAGACAATTACAAAGAATTTCAGGAACTGGCATCCGTACAGGGCAAAGAGGAAAGGCTGTCTCCAGTGTTACAGAAATACAGGAAGATCCGAGCAGTCACTACATGCGCCCAGACATCAGGCTATCCATATGTGCCAAAGAGGTCTAAGAACAGCATCATGAGATCACTGCATGACCCTCTATGGTGGGGGGTGGCATCTA
It contains:
- the xkr9 gene encoding XK-related protein 9 yields the protein MSMVSLILVDTAVLDPNVQDTEALNGRMGAESRFTKKRWALTVIGLVLYIGDIGTDFFLGAKYLRDGHIVWGTLTFLFVLCASVCTQTFSYRWFNDDKNDTEESWELITGLHIMQMGIFTRYFKLLKKSFQVVVNNDEGSHLMLFHLATDLSMLRLFEAFLESVPQLLLQLYILLLGHGHASALQYITMVASFLNVAWALVDYQRCLRRSLTDLKEMQSGLPTVVYLLYKLFTISTRVFSFSLLLALSPLSMFFMALVWLLGTAWAFVLRTDFCTTTALEVMYRTIVGVILVFTFFNVKGQNTRVSMMVYYLFYVLVNLSAPLLLYVFKPDVLRYEYGTTAIVTGLCIGLGLLCLYYRFCHPRKAIEVQLNDQVDGMEGQEAGSDTSSRMGLFLQI